A portion of the Clostridium gelidum genome contains these proteins:
- the trmB gene encoding tRNA (guanosine(46)-N7)-methyltransferase TrmB — MRMRKKPWARPELESCNFFVISPKEYKGKWKELFGNDKPIYLELGCGKGTFIAVHGSENASINYIAIDIKDEVLGLAKRNIEEAYNEKNKCVDNIKLMAQEIGLINEILNEEDLISKIYINFCNPWPKEKNKKRRLTHTRQLNQYKIFLKDNGEIYFKTDDDELFEESLQYFKDAAFKIKYITYDLHNSDFEGNVETEHEKMFTKLGIKTKFLIAINAH; from the coding sequence ATGAGAATGAGAAAAAAACCGTGGGCGAGACCTGAACTTGAAAGTTGCAACTTTTTTGTTATAAGTCCTAAAGAATATAAAGGTAAATGGAAAGAATTATTTGGAAATGATAAACCTATATATTTAGAACTTGGATGTGGAAAAGGAACCTTTATAGCAGTGCATGGCTCTGAAAATGCTAGTATTAATTATATTGCAATTGATATAAAAGATGAAGTTTTAGGATTAGCCAAGAGAAATATCGAAGAAGCATATAATGAAAAAAATAAATGTGTAGATAATATTAAGCTAATGGCTCAAGAAATAGGACTTATTAATGAAATCTTAAATGAAGAAGATTTAATAAGCAAAATATACATAAACTTTTGTAATCCGTGGCCTAAGGAAAAAAATAAAAAGAGAAGACTAACACATACAAGACAGTTGAATCAATATAAGATATTTCTAAAAGATAATGGGGAAATTTATTTTAAAACAGATGATGATGAATTATTTGAAGAATCACTACAATATTTTAAGGATGCTGCGTTTAAAATTAAATATATAACTTATGATCTTCATAATAGTGATTTTGAAGGTAATGTAGAAACAG
- a CDS encoding L-lactate dehydrogenase, whose amino-acid sequence MGIRTRKVVIIGAGHVGSHCGFALATQGVCDEIIMVDIDEAKANSQAVDLSDAVAYLPHHVETRQGSLEECTDADIVVISAGPLPMKDQTRLDTLEATIKIVDTIIDPIVKSGFKGIIVSISNPCDVIAHYIWKRTGFPKNRVIGTGTALDSSRLRRILASEIGIDQKSIQGYSMGEHGDSQMVPWSHVSIGGKPLFDLIKEKPDTYGKLDLPDIVKRTAYAGWVVLNGKGSTEFGIGTALTEVVKTIFHDEKRILPCSVLLEGEYAQENVFASVPAILGKNGVEGIIEINLTQQEQKEFDNTCGILKDYIEKAKAL is encoded by the coding sequence ATGGGGATAAGAACTAGAAAAGTAGTGATAATAGGAGCTGGACATGTTGGATCTCATTGTGGATTTGCACTAGCAACTCAAGGTGTTTGCGATGAGATTATAATGGTAGATATAGATGAAGCGAAAGCTAATTCGCAAGCAGTTGATTTAAGTGATGCTGTAGCATATTTACCGCACCATGTTGAAACAAGACAGGGTTCACTTGAAGAATGTACAGATGCAGATATTGTTGTAATAAGCGCAGGACCATTACCAATGAAGGATCAAACTCGTTTGGATACATTAGAAGCAACAATAAAAATTGTTGATACAATAATTGATCCAATAGTTAAATCAGGATTTAAAGGTATAATTGTGTCTATTTCAAATCCGTGTGATGTTATAGCACATTATATTTGGAAGAGAACAGGTTTCCCTAAAAACAGAGTTATAGGAACCGGGACAGCTTTAGATTCATCTAGGCTTAGGAGAATATTAGCAAGTGAAATAGGTATAGATCAAAAATCTATACAAGGATATTCTATGGGAGAACATGGTGATTCTCAAATGGTTCCATGGTCTCATGTATCTATAGGAGGCAAGCCATTATTTGATTTAATTAAAGAAAAACCAGACACATATGGAAAATTAGATCTACCAGACATAGTTAAAAGAACAGCTTATGCAGGCTGGGTAGTGTTAAATGGAAAAGGATCTACTGAATTTGGAATAGGAACTGCATTAACAGAAGTAGTTAAAACAATATTCCATGATGAAAAGAGAATTTTACCATGCTCTGTTTTATTAGAAGGAGAATATGCACAAGAGAATGTGTTCGCAAGTGTGCCGGCTATATTAGGTAAAAATGGAGTAGAAGGAATAATTGAAATAAATTTAACACAACAAGAACAAAAAGAATTTGACAATACTTGTGGGATATTAAAAGATTATATAGAGAAAGCAAAAGCACTTTAA
- the dnaJ gene encoding molecular chaperone DnaJ — protein MASKDYYELLGLQKGAGDDEIKRAFRKMAVKYHPDKNQGNDEAEEKFKEINEAYQILSDPEKRAKYDQFGSAAFDGSGGFGGGGFDGFDMGGFGDIFESFFGGGGGSSRRKNGPARGSDLEYAMTLTFEEAIFGVEKEISITRNENCEHCSGSGAEPGTNAKTCPTCGGAGQVRVQRQTPLGSFVSTSTCDTCRGTGKIIEKPCSHCRGKGNVRKTRNIKVNIPAGVDTGNVMPLRGQGEHGLRGGSPGDLYVKINVAPSKIFTRKGNDVYIDTHVSMAKAALGTEITVATVDGNVKYNVPAGTQSGTMFRLKGKGIQRVNSSGKGDQYVKVVVDIPKTLNKEQKEALYELMRASGEEFDEANAPKKKLFGKK, from the coding sequence ATGGCAAGTAAAGACTATTATGAATTACTTGGACTTCAAAAGGGTGCAGGTGATGATGAAATAAAAAGAGCCTTTAGAAAAATGGCAGTAAAATATCATCCAGATAAAAATCAAGGAAATGATGAAGCCGAAGAAAAGTTTAAAGAAATAAATGAGGCTTATCAAATTCTTTCAGATCCAGAAAAGAGAGCTAAGTATGACCAATTTGGATCAGCTGCTTTTGATGGTAGTGGAGGCTTTGGAGGCGGAGGCTTCGATGGCTTTGATATGGGTGGTTTTGGTGATATATTCGAGTCATTCTTTGGAGGTGGCGGAGGAAGTTCTAGAAGAAAGAATGGACCAGCACGTGGAAGCGACCTTGAATATGCAATGACATTAACTTTTGAGGAAGCTATATTTGGTGTTGAAAAAGAAATATCAATTACTAGAAATGAAAATTGTGAACACTGCAGCGGAAGTGGTGCTGAACCAGGAACTAATGCAAAAACTTGTCCAACTTGTGGTGGGGCAGGTCAAGTAAGAGTACAAAGACAAACTCCTCTTGGAAGCTTTGTTTCAACATCAACATGTGATACATGTAGGGGTACTGGTAAAATAATAGAAAAACCATGCTCACATTGTAGAGGAAAAGGTAATGTTAGAAAGACAAGAAATATAAAAGTTAACATACCAGCAGGTGTTGATACAGGAAATGTAATGCCACTTAGAGGACAAGGGGAACATGGATTAAGAGGTGGAAGTCCTGGAGATTTATATGTGAAAATTAATGTGGCGCCATCAAAAATATTCACAAGAAAAGGAAATGATGTGTATATAGATACTCATGTTTCTATGGCTAAGGCTGCCTTAGGTACAGAAATAACTGTAGCTACAGTAGATGGGAATGTTAAATATAATGTTCCAGCAGGTACTCAATCAGGAACAATGTTTAGATTAAAGGGCAAGGGTATACAAAGAGTTAATTCAAGTGGAAAAGGAGATCAATATGTAAAAGTTGTAGTTGATATTCCTAAGACATTGAATAAGGAACAAAAAGAAGCATTATATGAATTAATGAGAGCATCAGGTGAAGAATTTGATGAAGCTAATGCTCCTAAGAAAAAATTATTTGGGAAAAAATAA
- the dnaK gene encoding molecular chaperone DnaK translates to MGKIIGIDLGTTNSCVAVMEGGEPTVIANAEGSRTTPSVVSFQAGGERLVGQVAKRQSITNPDKTIISIKRHMGTGYKVDIDGKNYSPQEISAMVLQKIKADAESYLGETVTQAVITVPAYFNDSQRQATKDAGKIAGLEVLRIINEPTAAALAYGLDKTDNNHKILVYDLGGGTFDVSILDLGDGVFEVLSTNGDTKLGGDDFDEKIMHYIADTFKSDNGIDLMQDKMALQRLKEAAEKAKIELSSSTQTNINLPFITADATGPKHIDLTLTRAKFNEITSDLVQRSIEPMKKALADAKLSLSDIEKIILVGGSTRIPAVVDAVKNFTGKEPSKGVNPDECVAVGAAIQAGVLTGEVKDIVLLDVSPLTLGIETAGGIATPLIERNTTIPTKKSQVFSTAADSQTSVEINVVQGERQMAMDNKSLGQFTLSGIAPAPRGIPQIEVTFDIDANGIVKVSALDKGTGKQANITITASTNLNDDEVDKAVKEAEKFAEEDKKRKEKVETANTADQTIYQIEKTLSEVGDKATEEEKAGVQAKIEELKKIKDSDDVEAVKAAIEAVNQAFYPIATKMYQQPEGAEGAGFDPNASAGNAQSAPHDDNVVDADFKVDEDK, encoded by the coding sequence ATGGGAAAAATTATAGGAATTGACTTAGGAACTACAAATTCATGTGTAGCAGTTATGGAAGGTGGAGAACCAACAGTTATTGCAAATGCAGAGGGATCTAGAACTACTCCATCAGTAGTATCATTTCAAGCAGGTGGCGAAAGATTAGTTGGTCAAGTTGCAAAAAGACAATCAATAACAAATCCAGACAAAACAATTATCTCAATAAAGAGACACATGGGAACTGGATACAAAGTTGATATAGATGGAAAAAACTATTCACCACAAGAAATTTCAGCTATGGTACTTCAAAAAATTAAAGCAGACGCTGAAAGTTATTTAGGTGAAACAGTAACTCAAGCAGTAATAACTGTACCAGCTTACTTTAATGATAGCCAAAGACAAGCAACTAAGGATGCAGGAAAAATTGCAGGTCTTGAAGTTTTAAGAATAATAAATGAACCAACAGCAGCAGCATTAGCTTATGGTTTAGATAAAACAGATAATAATCACAAAATATTAGTTTATGACTTAGGTGGAGGTACTTTCGATGTATCTATTCTAGACCTTGGAGATGGTGTATTCGAAGTATTATCAACTAATGGAGATACAAAGCTTGGTGGAGATGACTTTGATGAAAAGATCATGCACTACATTGCAGACACATTTAAATCAGATAATGGAATTGACTTAATGCAAGATAAAATGGCACTTCAAAGATTAAAAGAAGCTGCTGAAAAAGCTAAGATTGAATTATCATCATCAACTCAAACAAATATAAACTTACCATTTATTACAGCAGATGCAACAGGTCCAAAACATATAGATTTAACTTTAACTAGAGCGAAATTTAATGAAATTACTAGTGACTTAGTTCAAAGATCAATTGAACCAATGAAAAAAGCATTAGCTGATGCTAAACTTTCATTAAGTGATATTGAAAAAATAATCTTAGTTGGTGGATCAACAAGAATTCCAGCAGTAGTAGATGCAGTTAAGAACTTTACAGGAAAAGAACCATCTAAGGGAGTTAATCCAGATGAATGTGTTGCAGTTGGTGCAGCTATTCAAGCAGGAGTACTAACAGGAGAAGTTAAGGATATAGTATTACTTGATGTTTCTCCATTAACACTTGGAATTGAAACAGCAGGTGGAATAGCTACTCCATTAATCGAAAGAAATACAACTATTCCAACAAAGAAGAGCCAAGTATTCTCAACTGCTGCAGACAGTCAAACATCAGTTGAAATCAATGTAGTTCAAGGTGAAAGACAAATGGCTATGGATAATAAGTCACTTGGACAATTTACACTTTCAGGAATAGCTCCAGCACCAAGAGGAATTCCTCAAATCGAAGTAACATTTGATATAGATGCTAATGGTATTGTTAAGGTATCAGCTTTAGATAAAGGAACTGGAAAGCAAGCTAATATCACAATTACAGCTTCAACTAACTTAAATGATGATGAAGTTGATAAGGCTGTAAAAGAAGCTGAGAAGTTTGCAGAAGAAGATAAGAAGAGAAAAGAAAAAGTTGAAACTGCAAACACTGCAGATCAAACAATCTATCAAATAGAAAAAACACTAAGTGAAGTTGGAGATAAAGCTACAGAAGAAGAAAAAGCTGGAGTTCAAGCTAAGATTGAAGAGCTTAAGAAGATTAAAGATAGCGATGATGTAGAAGCTGTTAAAGCTGCAATTGAAGCAGTAAACCAAGCATTCTATCCAATAGCTACAAAGATGTATCAACAACCAGAAGGCGCAGAAGGTGCAGGATTTGATCCAAATGCATCAGCTGGTAATGCTCAAAGTGCACCACATGATGATAATGTTGTAGATGCAGATTTTAAGGTAGATGAAGACAAATAG
- the grpE gene encoding nucleotide exchange factor GrpE, which translates to MKKKKDIKNEELNNEEIKDEAVTEKETQGTVNNDQMENEESSEICDEVSENDETTEDDELNIVKKQKEENKKLQEELDATKDRLLRVTAEYDNYRKRTTKEKEGIYSDAYVDVLKEIVPILDNLERAIAADGSVEDLKKGIEMTIKGCQDSFTKLGIEEIDASGEFDPNVHNAVMHIEDESLDKNVIAEVFQKGYKKDEKIIRHTMVKVAN; encoded by the coding sequence ATGAAAAAAAAGAAAGATATAAAAAATGAAGAACTAAATAATGAAGAAATTAAAGATGAAGCAGTAACTGAAAAAGAAACACAAGGAACTGTGAATAATGACCAAATGGAAAACGAGGAATCTAGTGAAATATGTGATGAAGTCTCTGAAAATGATGAGACTACAGAAGATGATGAACTAAATATAGTAAAAAAACAAAAAGAGGAAAATAAGAAATTGCAAGAAGAATTAGATGCGACTAAAGATAGACTTTTAAGAGTGACAGCTGAATATGATAATTATAGAAAAAGAACTACTAAAGAAAAAGAAGGAATATATAGTGATGCATATGTAGATGTATTAAAAGAAATTGTTCCAATTCTTGATAACTTAGAAAGAGCTATTGCAGCTGATGGAAGTGTAGAAGATTTGAAAAAAGGAATTGAGATGACAATAAAAGGGTGTCAAGATTCATTTACAAAGCTTGGAATTGAAGAAATAGATGCTTCTGGAGAATTTGATCCTAATGTTCACAATGCAGTAATGCATATAGAAGATGAAAGCTTAGATAAAAATGTAATAGCAGAAGTATTCCAAAAGGGATACAAAAAGGATGAAAAAATAATAAGACATACAATGGTTAAAGTAGCTAATTAA
- the hrcA gene encoding heat-inducible transcriptional repressor HrcA — MSIDGRKIKILQAIINDYIRTGDPVGSRTIAKNYNLGIGSATIRNEMADLEDMGYLEQPHASAGRIPSSKGYRLYVDKLMDSQRLTVEEDLKIKQYIIDSAMLEVDKIVRQTSALLSELTKLTCVIESPSVKKSFVKSIQLIKVDEYNLVSVFLTDTGFIKNHMLKLNSGVPKIETLMRINQVINNRLVNLSIEEINLEVINNLKKDLGEYEEIFNAILPVLYETLNSTDSSEVFMEGTTNIFNYAEYNDIDKAKEILSLFNDKKSIMDLFNPQDNITISIGDENYRKQAKDCSIISAEYSFRDRPIGKIGLIGPRRINYSKVITIMAEVIKELNNMLSNEKI; from the coding sequence ATGAGTATTGATGGAAGAAAAATAAAAATACTTCAAGCTATTATCAATGACTATATTCGTACAGGAGATCCTGTAGGCTCAAGAACAATTGCTAAAAACTATAATTTAGGTATCGGTTCTGCAACTATAAGAAATGAAATGGCCGATCTTGAAGATATGGGATACTTAGAACAACCTCATGCTTCTGCAGGAAGAATTCCTTCTAGTAAGGGATATAGATTATATGTTGATAAACTTATGGATAGTCAAAGGCTAACAGTTGAGGAAGATTTGAAAATCAAGCAATATATAATTGATTCAGCAATGCTTGAAGTAGATAAAATTGTAAGGCAAACTAGTGCATTGTTGTCAGAGCTTACTAAATTGACTTGTGTGATTGAATCGCCATCAGTTAAAAAGAGTTTTGTTAAATCAATTCAGCTTATCAAGGTTGATGAATATAATTTAGTATCAGTTTTTTTAACAGATACTGGATTTATAAAAAATCATATGCTTAAGTTGAATAGTGGAGTTCCTAAAATTGAAACTTTAATGAGAATAAATCAAGTTATTAATAACAGATTGGTAAATCTCTCAATAGAAGAAATTAATCTAGAAGTAATTAATAATCTTAAAAAAGATTTAGGAGAATATGAAGAAATATTTAATGCAATTCTACCAGTTTTGTATGAGACATTAAATTCTACAGATTCGTCAGAAGTATTTATGGAAGGAACAACAAATATATTCAATTATGCAGAATATAACGACATTGATAAAGCTAAAGAAATATTATCGCTTTTTAATGATAAAAAATCTATAATGGATCTATTTAACCCACAGGATAATATTACAATTAGTATAGGCGATGAAAATTATAGAAAGCAAGCTAAGGACTGTAGTATAATATCTGCTGAATATTCTTTTAGAGATAGACCAATTGGTAAAATTGGATTAATTGGACCTAGAAGAATTAATTATTCAAAGGTAATAACAATTATGGCGGAAGTCATAAAAGAACTTAATAATATGTTAAGTAATGAAAAAATATAG